The DNA sequence GCCACCAGATGTACACCACCAGGAACGCGGTCGCGGTGAGCCCGGCGAGCAGGAACAGCCCGGCGACGAACCGGCTGATCCGCCGTTCCGCCCTGGTGCCGGGCACCGGAAATGGCGGCTCGTAGTGGACGATCTCGATGTCGTCGCGCCGGGCGCCCTCGCGCAGCACGTCGAACGACGTCAGCCGAGGGTCGTCCAGGCTCACCGGCGCCGGCTGGCGGTGCTGCTGAGTGGTGTCGATGTCGGTGCTCATGACTTCCCCGCAATCCACAGGCTGGCGAAGACCAGCGCGGTGATGCCGACCAGGAAGATGGCGATGCCCTCGGTCACCGGACCGTACCGGCCGAGGTTGGCCAGCCCGCCGGGGTCACCGTCGGTCTTCAGCCCTTCCTGCACGAAGGCGATGATGTCGCGCTTCTGCTCGGGGGTGAGCTGGTTGTCCCCGAAGACCGGCATGTTCTGCGGGCCGGTCAGCATGGCGGCGTACAGCTGCCGGTCGGTGGCCGGATCCAGGCTCGGTGCGTACTTGCCGGAGGACAACGCTCCGCCGCCGCCGCTGAAGGCGTGGCAGGACGAGCAGTTGATCCGGTAGAGGTGACCGCCGACGGCGATGTCACCGCCGGTACGCAGCATCTCGCCGTCCGGCAGCTGCGGGCCGCCGCCCAGCTCCTGGATGTACTGGCCGAGCTGGCGGATCTCCTCCTCGGTGAAGACCACCGGCTTGCGCTCGGCCTGGGCCTCCTGCCGGGCCATCGGCATCCGGCCCGTGCCGACCTGGAACTCCACCGACGCCGATCCGACACCGATCAGGCTGGGGCCGCGTCCCTCGACGCCCTGGGCGTTGCGCCCGTGGCAGGAGATGCAGCTCTGGTCGAACAGCGCCTTGCCGTCCTCGGCCGCCTGGGACAGCTGCGGGGTGTCCTGCGCCTGCAGGCCCGGGGCGAAGACGGTGTACGCACCGCCGGCCAGGAACAGCGCGGCGAGCAACCGGACCGCGGTGCCCAGCCGACGGCGGCCCCGGCCTCGCGGCGTGGCCCGCCCGCTGCGCAGCCGGGCGAGGAGACCACGTCCGCGGTCGGCTCGCCGGTCGGCGGGGGTGTCAGATGTCATTGACCTGAATCCTTGTCGGTTTTGCGACCTGCCTGGTCGGCACGACGCCGCACCATCACGGTGAGTGACCGCTTGATGATCATTGCAGCCAGTAGATCATGAAGTAGAGGCCGATCCAGACCACGTCGACGAAGTGCCAGTAGTACGACACGACGATGGCCGAGGTGGCCTGGGCCGGGGTGAACCGCCCCATCGTGGTGCGGACCATGTAGATCAGGAAGGCGACCAGGCCACCCGCCACGTGCAGCCCGTGGAAGCCGGTGGTGAGGTAGAACACCGAGCCGTAGCCGTCACCGTTGATCTTGATGCCGTGGTGGACCAGCTCCCGGTACTCGTTGACCTGGCCGAGCAGGAAGATCAGGCCCATCACGAAGGTGATCGTGAACCACCGCCGCAGCGCGTGCACGTCTCCCCGCTCTGCGGCGAACACCCCGATCTGGCAGGTGACCGAGGAGGCCACCAGGATCGCGGTGAAGACCGTCGCGTACGGGATGTTCAGCTCTGGGGTGTGCTCCTCCCACATGCTGTAGTCCGCCGCGCGGATGGAGAAGTACATCGCGAACAGCGCCGCGAAGAACATCAGTTCGCTGGAGAGCCACACGATCGTCCCGACGCTGACCATGTTCGGTCGGGTCAGCGAGTGGATCCGGCTCTTGTCAATCGCTGGGGCCGCAGTCACGCGGTCATTATTGCTGCCGGTCAGTGCCCACGGACGGCGGGGTGGCAAACCCGACCCGCCGGTGGGCCGGATAACGTCGACCGAGGCCGCTGGCCTAGCCTCGTCGTGTGGCAGATGTCGCTGCGATGGCCGTCCCGCCGTTCACGGTCTCGGCCCTGTTCACCGAGATCCAGCTGACCAACTGGCTGGCGCTGGCACTCGTCGTGGCCGCCGGCCTCTACCTGTACGGGGTGCACCGGCTGCGGCTACGCGGCGACCGCTGGCCGGTGTCACGCACCGTACTGTTCCTCGGCCCCGGACTGGGTGGCATCGCCGCCGTCACGGTGAGCGGAATCGGCGCCTACGACACCACGCTGCTGTCGGTGCACATGGTCCAGCACATGGTGCTGTCGATGATCGCGCCGATCTTCCTCGCGCTGGGTGCACCGGTCACCCTGGCGCTGCGCACCCTGCCCGGCAACCCGCGGCGCCGCCTGCTCGCCGTCCTGCACAGCAGGTACGCCCGAGTGGTCACCTTCCCGCTGGTCGCCTTCGGCCTGTTTGTCATAAACCCGTTTGTGCTGTATTTCACTGATTTGTACCGGTTGACCCTGGAGAGCAGCCTCGCCCACGAGTTCGTCCACGCCCACTTCATCATGACCGGCTGCCTGTTCTTCTGGCCGCTGGTCGGGCTCGACCCGCTGCCCGGCCGCTGGCCGTACCCGGCCCGGGCGCTGCTGATGGTGCTCTCCGTGCCGTTCCACACCGTGCTCGGGCTCACCGTCATGCAGAGCAGCACCCTGTTCGGCGGCGACTGGTACCCGTCGCTCGGGCTGACCTGGGCCGACCCGTGGGCCGACCAGGAGGTGGCCGGCGGCGTCCTGTGGGCCGGCGGGGAGTTCGTCAGCGTCACCATGCTCGCCGTGCTGGTGGTGCAGTGGATGCGCCAGTCCGAGCGGGAAGCCCGACGCATCGACCGGGAACTCGACCGTCAGGAGGCGCGACAGGCCCGCGCGGCGGTCGCCGCCGACTGACCCGCTCGCCGGACGCGACCCGGACGGACGGTACGATCAGCGCGCAGCTACGAGGTGGGAGTCGAGCGAGAAGATGACCGAGCGCGTGCACACCGTCCTGCTCTACAGCGACGACCCGCAGGTACGGGACCGGATGCGGCTGGCCGTCGGCACCCGCCCCGCCACCGACCTGACCGTCGAGTTCGTCGAGGCGTCCGACTACGCCGGGTGCGTCCGGCTGGTTGACGAGTACGAGATCGACCTGATGCTGCTCGACGGTGAGGCCACCCCCGGCGGCGGGCTCGGTATCGCCCGGCAGATCAAGGACGACCGCGCCGACGCGCCGCCGACCTGCGTGGTGATCGCCCGCGCCGCCGATCGCTGGCTGGCCTCGTTCGCCGAGGTCGACGCCACCCTGATGCACCCGCTCGACCCGGTGACCACCGGCCAGACCGTCGCCGGCATGCTGCGCGGCCGGTCCGGCAAGCTGCCCGCCGCCTGACCCGCGCACCACGGCACCGGCACCGGCTACACCGCACCGCATCACGGCACCACCCACGCCCCCACCGCACCGCCCCATCGCATCTGGGAGAGGCCCCATGGGTGAACGGTCCTGGCCGAATCTGCTCAACGCGCTGCTCGCCGGCGAGCAGCTCTCCACCGCCGACACCACCTGGGCGATGGGCGAGATCATGACGGGCTCCGCCACACCCGCGCAGATCGCCGGCTTCGCCGTCGCCCTGCGGGCCAAGGGTGAGACGTCGGCCGAACTGGTCGGGCTGGTGGAGTCGATGCTCGCCAACGCGGTGCCGGTCGGTCTGCCGGACGGACTGCGCGCGGAGACGGTGGACGTCGTCGGCACCGGCGGGGACCGGGCCCACACGGTGAACATCTCCACCATGGCCGCGATCGTCACGGCGGCCGCCGGTGCCCGGGTGGTCAAGCACGGCAACCGGGCGGCCTCGTCCTCGTGCGGCGCGGCCGACCTGCTGGAGCACTTCGGTATCCCGCTCGACCTGGGGCCCGAAGGGGTGGCCCGGTGCGTGGCCGAGGTCGGCATCGGTTTCTGCTTCGCCGCCCGGTACCACCCGGGGATGCGGCACACCGGGACGACCCGGCGGGAGATCGGCGTACCGACCGTGTTCAACTTCCTCGGCCCGCTGACCAACCCGGCCCGGCCCCGGGCCGGGGCGATCGGCTGTTTCGACACCCGGATGGCGCCGGTGATGGCGCAGGTGTTCGCCAGCCGGGGCGACACCGCGCTGGTGATGCGGGGTGAGGACGGGCTGGACGAGCTCAGCACCGCCGCCCCGACCAGGGTCTGGTTCGCCGCCGACGGCGGGGTCCGGGAAATGGTCGTGGACGCCGCCGAGGACCTGGGGGTCGCCCGCAGCGCCCCCGGCGATCTCCGTGGCGGGGACGCCGCCTTCAACGCCGATGTCACCCGGCGGCTACTCGCCGGCCAGACCGGTCCGGTCCGGGACGCGGTGCTGGCCAACGCCGCAGCGGCGCTGACCGCTCAGGCGGTACAGACCGGCGCCGCGCCGGTTGACGAGCCGCTGGAGACGATGCGGGCACAGTTGGGCCGGGCCGCCGAGGCGGTGGACAGCGGCGCGGCCGCCGCGCTGCTGGACCGGTGGGTCCAGGTGGCCCAGTCGGCTGCGGGTACCACCACCGGCTGAGTCGCGACGCCCAGCGGCTGAGCCGGATGTGGTCGCCGGGACCGGTGAGCAAACAGTGACATTCTCCCAGCAATTTACCTTAATATTCCCAGCTTTGCCCCTTTTATCCGCAGATTCGATGACGTAGCGTAATCACTGACCGCAAGGGTGCGGCGCCCCCCGCCCCCTCCCCCCTTGAGGTCAGCGATGCTGCGGATCTTCCTCACCGCACTGGTCGTCCTCGGCGGTCTCTTCCTCGTCTCCCTGCTGGTCGCCTTCGGCTACGGCCTGCTGCGCCCGGAGCGGGTCCACCGCGCCGCCCGGGCACGCCGCGCCAACCACCCCCGGTACGGCCCGGTACGCCACGATCAGGTGGCTATCCTCGTCGCCTGCCGCAACGGCGCCGGCACCATCGCCGCCGCAGTGGCGGCGGCCCGCCGTACCGGGGCACCGGTCTTCGTCGTCTCCGACGCCTCGACCGACGACACTGCCCGCCGCGCGGCCCAGGCCGGCGCCGAGGTGCTGGACCTGGCCACCAACGTCGGCAAACCGGCCGCGCTGCACGCCGGATACCGGCACTTCCAGCTCGGCGCACGGTTCCGGGCGGTGGCGATCCTCGACGACGATGTGATCATCGCCGAGAACTTCGTCACCGAGGCGCTGGCCACCATGACCGACCAGGTGGCGATCGCGGTCGGGCACAACGTCACCTGGTGGCCGCGCGAGCACCGGTGGAATCCATGGCTGGCCAAGCGGGCCTACAGCTACTGGAACTACCAGCTGTTTCTGCGCCGGATCCAGAGCCACTTCAACGTGATGAACTGCATCTCCGGCTCCAACTCGCTGTACCGGGTGGAACTGCTCGACCGGGTGTTGCCGCAGCAGCCGCCGTACATCGTCGACGACACCTACTGGGTGCTGGAGACCCACCGCCGCGACCTGGGCCGGGTCGTCTACGCACCCCGGGCCACCGCGCTGTTGCAGGACCCGACCTCACTACGCGACTGGTACAAGCAGAATCTGCGCTGGCTCTGGGGCACTTTCCAGGGCATCCTCGGTCACCGGGTGGGGCGGCAGGTCAGCACCTTCGACTACGCGTACCTGCTGCTGATCCTGCACTGGGTGCTGTACGTGGCGGGCGCCCCGCTCACCGTGTGGGTGCTGGCCACCGCCGGACCGGGGTTGCTGCCCGGACTGCTGCTACTCGCTGCCGGTCAGGGTGTCTGGGTGGCACTGGCCGCCTGGCGGCTACGGCACCCGCAACTGCTGCTCATGCTGCCGCTGATCATGGTCGCCGACGTGATCTACCGGGTGATCTTCGTCCACGCGGCGGTCAAGGCCGTACGCCGACCCACCGTTGACCGCTGCGTCTGGTCCTCGCCGGAGCGAATCGGCACCCCGGCAGCCGCCGCCACAGCCGCCACCCCGGCAGCCGTCACACCGTGAAAGCCGTCGACAGAAGACCCTGAACCCGTCCAGCAGGACCCTGAACCAGTCAGCACGCCCTGAACCACCTCGAACGCCTCAGGAGGCAAAATGTCCGCGAGTCAGGACCTTCCAGTCACCGGAGCACCGGCCGCAGCCGTCGGGCTGGTCGGCGCGATCTCCCTCGCCATCGGTACGGCGCTGGTCGCCGTCGCCGGCTGGGGCGCGAAGCTGCGCCGCCGCAACAACCGGTGACTACCGGCTCAGCCGGAGCGGGCGACGGTCAGCTCAGTGCTCGGCGGTACGCCGGGTGCCGGTGTAGTACTCGAACAGCAACCCGGCCGCAGTGGCGATCACCGAGAGCAGCCCGAAGATGAGCAGCCACCACTGCCAGAAGACCAGGCCGAGACCGGCGATGGTAGCGGCCAGTGCCACCCCGAACGGCCAGTAGCTGCCCGGGCTGAAGAAGCCGACCTCGCCCGCTCCGTCGGAGATCTCAGCGTCCGGCCGGTCCTCGGGGCGCAGATCGATCCGGCGCGACACGAACCAGAAAAAGCCGCCACACATCGTGCAGAGCAGGAAGGACAGGATCAGCGCCGTGGTGCCGATCCACTCGACGTGCCCGAGCTGCCCGTAGGTCCACGCCGGGTAGACACCGGACACGACGAGCAGGAACGCCGCGACGATGCCGAACAGTCGCCACTCGGTCTTCATGACCGGCCCTCAGCTTCCCGCGCCCTGGGCGCTCGCGTTCCCGAAGTTCTGCGCGTCACGCTTGGTATCGAACGGGAAGGTCGTCACCGCGTACGGATCCTCCCCGATCGCGGCCAGCGCGTCCGGCGTCGAACTACCGGCCTGCTTCGCCGCGATGAACTGGTCGTACTGCTCCGGGTCGACCACCCGCATTTCGAAGTTCATCATCGAGTGGTACGTGCCACACAGCTCGGCGCACCGGCCGACGTAGGCGCCGTTCTGTTCGATGGTCACCTCGAACTGGTTGCGGATGCTGCCCGGGAAGACGTCCCGCTTGAACAGCAGCTCCGGTACCCAGAACGAGTGGATCACGTCGGTGCTGGTCTCCTCGAACCGGATGGTCCGCTCCGACGGCACCACCAGCACCGGGATGATGTCGGACGAACCGACCGTCGACGCCACCGTGTTGGCGTCCTCGCCTACCCCGTCACGGTAGTTGAACTGCCAGTTCCACTTGAACGCGACGACCTCGACGGTGACGTCCGGGTCCTCGCTGAGCCGGTCGACGTCGGTCTGCACCACAGCCGTGTAGTAGAACAGCACCGACACGACCAGGATCGGCGCGATGGTGTAGAGGAACTCCATCGGCATGTTGAACCGGGTCTGCACCGGCAACTGGTCACCGCGCTTGCGGTACCGGATGATGCACCAGAAGATCAGGCCCCAGACGAAGACGCCGACCGCGAGCGCCGCGATCACCGAGGCGATCCACAGGTCGTACATCCGGTGGGCCTGCGGGGTGATGCCCTGCGGCCAGCCGAAGCCGCCGAACGCAGCCCCGACGTCGCAGCCAGTAAGCAGGGTGAGCAGTGCCGCGCCGCCGAGACCGAGCTCGACGGCCCGCAACCGGAGCTGCCGCCGGCCGGGCCCGCGCCGTGCGCGCGTCGGCTGCCGGCCGTCGGCCGACGGCTGCCCTGCTGAATCGCTTGCGACCACCTGGTCCTGCCTCCCTCGCGGTGCCACCGATGCCACCTGTGGCAACCGGAACGACCTGGCCACGCGTGACGACATCGGCGATCAAAGGCGTCACCGACGGTCGCAGATTACTCGACCCGACAGGTCACCATCGGCGTGGGGTCTGGTTTGTCACCCGCCACGACCACCGGCGGGCCAGCCCACGGCCGGTACCGTCGACGGCTGTGGACTATCTCGACGCCGCGACCGCCGCACCGCTGCACCCGGTCGCCCGGGAGGCGCTGTCGGCGGCGCTGACCGACGGCTGGGCCGACCCGGCCAAGCTGTACACCCGGGCCCGCCGGGCCGGTCAGCTCCTCGACGCGGCCCGGGAGGTCACCGCCGACGTGCTGCGGGTTCGCACCGACGAGATCTCCTTCACACCCAGCGGTACGGTCGCCGCGCACGCCGCCGTCCTCGGCGGTCTCGCCGGGCGACGGCGGGTCGGGCACACCCTGGTGCACTCGGCGGTCGAACATTCGGCGGTGCTGCACGCCGGGCAGCGGCACACCGCCGACGGCGGCGAGGCGGTGTCGGTGCCGGTGGACCGGCTCGGCCGGATCGACCTGGCCGTCTGGTCGGCGGCGGTGTGCCGGCCGGGTGTGGCGTTCGCCGCACTGATCAGCGCCAGCCACGAGGTGGGTACGGTCCAACCGGTCGCCGAGGCGGCCCGGGTGTGCGCCGCGCACGGGGTGCCGCTGTACGTCGACGCCGCCCAGTCGGTGGGTCGGGTGCCGGTGCCCGACGGCTGGTCGGTGCTGACGGCCAGCGCCCACAAGTGGGGCGGGCTGCCGGGCGTCGGGGTGCTGGTGGTCCGCAAGGGCACCCGGTGGGAGTCGCCCTACCCGGCCGATGAGCGGGAGTTCGGCCGTACGCCCGGAGCGGTGAACCTGCCGGCGGTGGTCGCGTCGGCGGCGGCGCTGCGCGCGGCGGCCGCCGAGGCGCACGCGCAGGCCGCCCGGTTGTCGGCGCTGGTGGACCGGATCCGCGCGACGGTGGCCGCGACGGTGCCGGACGTGGAGGTGGTCGGCGACCCGACCGACCGGCTGCCGCACCTGGTCACCTTCTCCTGCCTTTACGTCGACGGTGAGGCGCTGCTGCACGCACTGGACCGGCGCGGCTTCGCAGTCTCCTCCGGCTCGTCGTGTACGTCGTCGACGCTGCGCCCGTCACACGTGCTGGAGGCGATGGGGGTGCTGTCGCACGGCAACGTCCGGGTCTCGCTGCACCGGGACACCACCGAGGCCGAGGTGGACCGGTTCCTGGCCGAGTTGCCGCAGGTGGTGGCCGACCTGCGGGCCGAGGCCGGAGTGGTCGGCCTGTGACCGGCGACGGCGCGGCACCGCAGCCCTCCGGCTGCGAGACGGCGCAGCCACCTGGTAGCGAGGTGGCGGAGACTCTCGACTGTCTGGGGCAGCGCTGCCCGCTGCCGGTGATCGCGCTGGCCCGGCGGCTGCCACAGCTGCCGGTCGGGTCGGTGGTCCGGGTGCTGGCCGACGATCCGGCGGCCGCCCTGGACATCCCGGCCTGGTGCCGGATCCGCAATCAGGAGTTCGTCGCCGCGTCGACCGTCGCCGGCTCCCCCGCCTTCGACGTCCGCCGCACCAGCTGAGCTGTCCGCCGCACCCACTGCGCGGACGGTGGCGCCACCGATGTGAGGCTGAGATACCTTACGACGCGGGCGGATTCAACCGGTCGTCGCAACAGTGGGTGTTTATGCTGCTGACGGGGCTGATAGTAGCTCGGCGAGGGCCTCGGCGGGGGTGCGGATGCCGAGTGTCTTGCGGGGGCGTCCGTTCAACTCGGCGGCGACAGCGGCGAGATGCTCGGCACTGTGGACAGAAAGGTCGGTGCCCTTCGGGAAGTACTGCCGCAGCAACCCGTTGGTGTTCTCGTTGCTGCCCCGCTGCCACGGCGAGTGCGGATCGCAGAAGTAGATGTCGATCCCGGCAGCGATCGACACCTCGACGTGGCGGGCCAACTCCCGGCCCTGGTCCCACGTCACCGACCGCCGCAACTGCTCGGGCATTGTCCGGATCGCCGCGATCAACGCATCCCGCACCTGCACCGCGTCGCGCCCGTCGGGCAGGTGCAGCAGCATGCAGAACCGGGTCGACCGCTCCACCAACGTCCCGATCGCCGACGCCCCGTTACGGCCGATGATCAGGTCGCCCTCCCAATGTCCGGGCACCGCCCGGTCAGCGACCTCCGCCGGCCGGTCCCGAATGTTGACCATGTCCGACAACCGGCCCCGCCGCTCACGCTCACGCCGACGCGGCCGCCGCAACGCCCGCCCCGTGCGCAGACACGCCGCCAGTTCCCGCCGCAACGCGCCCCGGCCCTGCACGTACAACGACTGGTAGATCGTCTCCGGTGAAACCCGCATGCTCTCATCGTCGGGGAACGCGGCCACCAGCCGCAGACTGATCTGCTCCGGTGACCACCGCAACGTCAACCAGTGCTGCACCACCATGTGTAGCCGCTCGTCGGCGGCCAGCTTCGCGACCTTCGGCCGTCTTGCCCGTTGCCTGGTCATCTTCTCGGCAGGTCCGGCCCGATAGGGGCCCCGCCAACCCTTGTTGCGGGTGACCTCCCGACAGATCGTCGACGGCGAGCGACCCAACCGGGTCGCGATCGACCGCTGCGACTCGCCCCGCGCCAAGGCCAGGGCGATCTCCTCCCGCTCATCGAACGACAGGTAGCGGCCCGACGCCGCCCGAGGTCCGTTGCTCTTCACCCCACCAGCCTCGGCGAACCACCGCAGCTCAGTGGGATGAGTGACCCCGGCGTGTCGTCCCGCCTCCTCGTTCGACATACCCGCCCGGACCGCGTCCCAGAACGCGACCCGCCGGAACCGGGGCAGTGATCTAGACATCGCAACTCCCTTGATCAACTCAGGTGTTGCGACGACCCCTTGAACCCGAGGCGCAGGTTAGGTATCTCAGCCTCACATCGGCGTGTCCAGAGGGTCGGCCGCCCGCGCACGCTACAGGTAACGAACGTCATGCTCGGGTCGAAGAGGTGCGTGCGAGGATGGCGGGCGTGAGCGCGCAGAACGGGTGGAGCAAGCTGCTGGAGTCCAACCCTGGGCACTCACAGTGGTACGTCGACCGGTTCCGGTCACTGGCCCGCGACGGTGCCGACCTCGACGGCGAGGCCCGGCTGGTCGACGCGATGCTGCCGCGTACGGCACGGGTGCTGGACGCCGGCTGCGGTCCCGGCCGGGTCGGCGCGGCTCTGGCCGCCGCTGGTCACGACGTCGTCGGCGTCGACCTGGACCCGGTGCTGATCGACGCCGCCCGGCAGGACCACCCGGGCCCGCGGTGGCTGGTCGGCGACCTGGCCGGGTTGGACCTGCCCGCACAGGGCATCACCGACGGCTTCGACGCGATCGTCAGCGCCGGCAACGTCATGACGTTCCTGGCTCCGGACACCCGCCGGGAGGTGCTGCGCCGGATGCGGCTGCACCTGCGCGACGGTGGCCGGATCGCGGTCGGGTTCGGCACCGACCGGGGCTATCCGGTCACCGACTTCCTGGCCGACACGCACGCCGCCGATCTGGTCGAGGATCTGCTGCTGGCGACCTGGGACCTGCGCCCGTACCGCGACGACTCCGATTTCCTGGTCGCGGTGCTGCGACCGGCCTGACCCCGCCGGTCAGGTCAGCTGGCGACCGTCGGGCGGGTCGACCCACACCAGCTGTACGGGGCGGACCATCCCGTACATCCGCAGTGCTGCCTTGACACCGCTGAACGGGTTGGGCAGGCCGCCGTTGGTCGGTACGACCACGGCTTCGTCGTCGAACGCCAGTCCCCAGCCGAGCACTCCACCGTCCTCGCCGGCCTCGGTCTCCGCACAGATCGCGAAGCGCGCCGGCACCTGCTCGGACGCCTGCTCTGTCATCATCTGCCGGACACTCACAGGCGTCTCCGACTGACGTCCTACCTCGTCGAGCCCCATAGCAGCCTCCTTCAGTTGCTGCGGCCCGAGGACGGCCCGCATCAGGCCAGCGCCATTGGGCAGTTCGCACTACTCGAGTTCGGTCACGGCATCCGGCCGGTGGCATACACGGAGCTTCTCGACGACGCCGTATTCGTACATGACCTCGATCGGGTCCGCACGTACCAGTGGGTCGCCGACAACCTTCGCGAGCTCGCGCTCCCGCCCGCCGAGACGCTCAACTGTCTTCAGACAGAGCTGAACCGGTGGTCGAAGGCGGGGTGAGCTGAGCAGAGATCAAGATCAGGTGAGCGCTGTGGACGTCTCAACCGCGAGGTGAGGTCCATGGCGCTCACCTGATCTTGGCCACCGACGCTGTCGTGAGTGCGCGGGCCAACGCTGTTGCGAGGCGAGCGGGCGGGTGGGCGAGCCGGTAGACGGCGCGGCCGGCGGTGCAAGCAGTTTGTCAGGCCGGCAGGTGGGCGCGGACGTCGTCGGCGACGGTGTCGCCGTACGAGTCGGCGAGCCGCTTGAGGAAGAGGTCCGGCTTGACGGCGTACTCCTGCGGTCCGGTGGTCTCCAGCACCAGCGCGGCGAGCAGGCAGCCGACCTGCGCGGCGCGTTCCAGGCCGAGGCCCCAGCCGAGGGCGGCGAAGAAGCCGGCGCGGAAGCCGTCACCGACACCGGTCGGGTCGTCGGCGACCACGTCGCGGGCCACCGGTACGTGGATCCGCTCGATGCCCCGGCCGGTGATCTCCACCCCGTCGGCGCCGAGCGTGGTGACCCGTACCGACACCAGGTCGAGCACCTGGTCGCCGGTGAGGCCGACCTTGCTCTCCAGCAGCGACCGCTCGTACTCGTTGGTCAGCAGGTACTCGGCGCCGTCGATCAGCTGCCGGACGTCCTCGCCGCTCATCCGGGCCAGCTGCTGCGACGGGTCGGCAGCGAACCGGTAGCCCCGGGCCCGGCACTCGGCGGAGTGCCGCAGCATCGCCTCGGGGTCGTTGGCGCTGACCAGCACCAGTTCAAGGCCACCCACCCGGGCGGCGACCGGCGCCAACTCGATGTTGCGGGCCTCGCTCATCGCACCGGCGTAGAAGGACGCGATCTGGCACAGGTCGTCGTCGGTGGTGCAGACGAAGCGCGCCGTGTGCGCCAACTCGCTGACATGCACCGAGTCGCAGTCGACGCCGTGGCGCTCCAGCCAGGAACGGTAGTCGGCGAAGTCGGCGCCGACCGCGCCGAGCAGCACCGGGCGCAGACCGAGCTGGGCCATCCCGAAGGCGATGTTCGCCGCCACCCCGCCCCGGCGGACGACCAGGTCGTCGACGAGGAACGACAGGGACACCTTGTCCAGCTGATCGGCGATCAGCTGGCCGGCGAACCGGCCGGGAAAGTGCATCAGATGGTCGGTGGCGATCGAGCCGGTGACGGCGATCTTCATGAGGGCCCTCGGGTGTCGGGGGTACGGAAATCGTGCGCGGGCCAGCTTACCGGGACGGGAGCCACCGGAACCCGTACCTGTCTCAACTATGCACGTTCAGCGCACAACCGACCGACTGCCGCCCAGGGCCGGACTGACGTCTGCCCCGGACGGCACCGAAAGGACCGATCGGATCAGTGGAAGGAGTCGCCGCAGGCGCAGGAGTTCTGCGCGTTCGGGTTGTCGATGGTGAAACCCTGCGCGTCGATCCGGTCCGCGAAGTCGATCTTCGCGCCGGTCAGGTACGGGGCGCTCATCCGGTCCACCACGACCTCGACGCCACCGAAGTCGTCGACGATGTCCCCGTCGAGCGACCGCTCGTCGAAGAACAGCTGGTACCGCAGGCCGGAGCAGCCGCCGGGCTGTACGGCGACCCGCAGCCGCAGGTCGTCGCGGCCTTCCTGGTCGAGCAGTGCCTTGACCTTCTCGGCCGCCACGTCGGTGAGGACGACGGTGGTCGAGGCGGCGGTCTCGGCCGTTTCGGACTGCGCTGATGTGCTCACGTGAAGGTCTCCCCTGCGACGGTGCGAATTCGTCCGTATCAGGTAACGCTAACCGGCCGGGCCACGATTCCCAATCCGGGTGGCCACAATCCGTACGTGATCCGCCGCGCATCCCACCATCCGGAAGATCACCAGGAACTCACCGTCCCACAGCCGCCGGCACGCCGTCAGCGGCTCCACTGGCCGGCCAGCCGGGCGGCGATCCCGCGCAGCCCGTCCGCCGGCCGGGCCAGTGCCTGCGCCAGCCCACCGCCGGTCTCGCCGCCGAAGTGGTCCACGAGGGCGTACGCCTCGGTGACGCCGGCCGCGGCCGACTCCCGCCGGCCGGTGGACACCTGGCCGGCGAGCACTACG is a window from the Solwaraspora sp. WMMD792 genome containing:
- the erpA gene encoding iron-sulfur cluster insertion protein ErpA; translated protein: MSTSAQSETAETAASTTVVLTDVAAEKVKALLDQEGRDDLRLRVAVQPGGCSGLRYQLFFDERSLDGDIVDDFGGVEVVVDRMSAPYLTGAKIDFADRIDAQGFTIDNPNAQNSCACGDSFH